From Oryza brachyantha chromosome 9, ObraRS2, whole genome shotgun sequence, a single genomic window includes:
- the LOC102718676 gene encoding high mobility group B protein 9-like: MEEVMEDGAGNAAAAAAMAEKLVYPPALLSHEEVAMDRAAFMDTLRRFHSFMGTKFMIPVIGGKELDLHALYVEVTSRGGLAKVMEERKWREVMARFRFSPTTTSASYVLRRYYLSLLHHYEQVYFFRAHGALLPPAASALTKTPRRMVRGRSSDQPAAAAVAPETGKRAALPERLGGEPCSFSVTGSIDGKFEHGYFVTVKIAGETLRGVLYRVVEPPPPPPPPPASAPPATAPLFSALPPPPPSNGGAPSRSRRRRGRRQRDPAQPKPSRSGYNLFFKEKHPELKAIHPHRERDYSKMIGDAWNHLAADDKMVYYRCSAKDKERYKMEMQEYNDRLKLAPSTMAGSAE; encoded by the exons ATGGAGGAGGTGATGGAGGATGGAGCAGgcaatgcagcagcagcagccgccatGGCTGAGAAGCTGGTGTACCCACCGGCTCTTCTCTCCCACGAGGAGGTCGCCATGGACAGAGCAGCCTTCATGGACACTCTCAGGCGCTTCCACTCCTTCATGGGCACCAAGTTCat GATCCCAGTGATTGGAGGCAAGGAGCTGGACCTGCATGCTCTCTATGTGGAGGTCACCAGCAGAGGTGGCCTCGCAAAG GtgatggaggagaggaaatGGCGGGAGGTGATGGCGCGGTTCAGGttctcgccgacgacgacgagcgcctCCTACGTGCTGAGGAGGTACTACCTCAGCCTGCTCCACCACTACGAGCAGGTCTACTTCTTCAGAGCCCATGGCGCGCTCCTCCCCCCTGCAG CGTCGGCGCTGACGAAGACGCCGAGGAGGATGGTGAGAGGAAGAAGCTCCGatcagccggcggcggcggcggtggcgccggagaCCGGGAAGAGAGCGGCGCTCCCGGAGCGGCTTGGCGGAG AGCCCTGCAGCTTCAGCGTGACCGGATCGATCGACGGCAAGTTCGAGCACGGCTACTTCGTCACCGTCAAGATCGCCGGCGAGACGCTGCGAGGGGTGCTCTACCGCGTGGTggagccaccgccacctccaccacctcctccggcGTCAGCGCcacccgccaccgcgccgctcTTCTCAGCActacctccgccgccacccagcAACGGCGGCGCGCCCTCGAggagccgccggcggcgagggcggcggcagcgcgacCCGGCGCAGCCGAAGCCGAGCAGGAGCGGCTACAACCTCTTCTTCAAGGAGAAGCACCCGGAGCTGAAGGCGATCCACCCGCACAGGGAGAGAGACTATAGCAAGATGATCGGCGACGCCTGgaaccacctcgccgccgacgacaaGATG GTTTACTACAGGTGCAGTGCAAAGGACAAGGAGAGGTACAAGATGGAGATGCAGGAGTACAACGACAGGCTCAAGCTTGCGCCGTCAACAATGGCTGGATCAGCTGAATGA